The following proteins are co-located in the Pan troglodytes isolate AG18354 chromosome 5, NHGRI_mPanTro3-v2.0_pri, whole genome shotgun sequence genome:
- the LOC743656 gene encoding serine/threonine-protein phosphatase PP1-gamma catalytic subunit, whose product MADLDKLNIDSIIQRLLEVRGSKPGKNVQLQENEIRGLCLKSREIFLSQPILLELEAPLKICGDIHGQYYDLLRLFEYGGFPPESNYLFLGDYVDRGKQSLETICLLLAYKIKYPENFFLLRGNHECASINRIYGFYDECKRRYNIKLWKTFTDCFNCLPIAAIVDEKIFCSHGGLSPDLQSMEQIRRIMRPTDVPDQGLLCDLLWSDPDKDVLGWGENDRGVSFTFGAEVVAKFLHKHDLDLICRAHQVVEDGYEFFAKRQLVTLFSAPNYCGEFDNAGAMMSVDETLMCSFQILKPAEKKKPNATRPVTPPRVASGLNPSIQKASNYRNNTVLYE is encoded by the exons ATGGCGGATTTAGATAAACTCAACATCGACAGCATTATCCAACGGCTGCTGGAAGTGAGAGGGTCCAAGCCTGGTAAGAATGTCCAGCTTCAGGAGAATGAAATCAGAGGACTGTGCTTAAAGTCTCGTGAAATCTTTCTCAGTCAGCCTATCCTACTAGAACTTGAAGCACCACTCAAAATATGTGGTGACATCCATGGACAATACTATGATTTGCTGCGACTTTTTGAGTACGGTGGTTTCCCACCAGAAAGCAACTACCTGTTTCTTGGGGACTATGTGGACAGGGGAAAGCAGTCATTGGAGACGATCTGCCTCTTACTGGCCTACAAAATCAAATATcctgagaatttttttcttctcagaggGAACCATGAATGTGCCAGCATCAACAGAATTTATGGATTTTATGATGAATGTAAAAGAAGATACAACATTAAACTATGGAAAACTTTCACAGACTGTTTTAACTGTTTACCGATAGCAGCCATCGTGGATGAGAAGATATTCTGCAGTCATGGAGGTTTATCACCAGATCTTCAATCTATGGAGCAGATTCGGCGAATTATGCGACCAACTGATGTACCAGATCAAGGTCTTCTTTGTGATCTTTTGTGGTCTGACCCCGATAAAGATGTCTTAGGCTGGGGTGAAAATGACAGAGGAGTGTCCTTCACATTTGGTGCAGAAGTGGTTGCAAAATTTCTCCATAAGCATGATTTGGATCTTATATGTAGAGCCCATCAGGTGGTTGAAGATGGATATGAATTTTTTGCAAAGAGGCAGTTGGTCACTCTGTTTTCTGCGCCCAATTATTGTGGAGAGTTTGACAATGCAGGTGCCATGATGAGTGTGGATGAAACACTAATGTgttcttttcagattttaaagcctgcagagaaaaagaagccAAATGCCACGAGACCTGTAACGCCTCCAAGGG TTGCATCAGGCCTGAACCCGTCCATTCAGAAAGCTTCAAATTATAGAAACAATACTGTTCTATACGAGTGA